GCATCGATTATGGAGAAGAGTTCCGCCGTTAAGCAGTGGGAGCCTCGTATGCCATTGAGTGCCAACCGAGCTGAAGACAGCTCATATAGTCATAGGCGATTTGCCTCTGAATCTCAGGGAGACAGAGGTAGAACAAGGAAGCGAAAAGATCAACACAAGAAGAGCAACTCTCACCCAGGCAACGGCGAAAAGAAGCGATCCAAGAGCGCCGAGCAGCGTGCGTTCGAGGAGCTTCCTTCGGGCTACAAGCCAGAGAAGGCTGTTAGTCAAATGAGCGCCAATGATCTGGGCATTCTTCGCCAGCAGGCTCTTGGCCAGGCCGAGAGATTCGAGGTGCTACgggttgaagatgtcgaaAGCTTATCCAAAGAACTTCGACGGCTCGACGAACGAGCAGAGTACCTTCGCCGCACCTACAACTCTTTGAGGAACGGCCGCCGCAACTTTCACTCTCGCATCTGCCAATATCTTCGGTCACCAATGCGAGGATCTAGATTGAGTGCCGAGTCCATGCTCAGACAGGAGGAGGCGCTGGCCGAGCTGGATGCCTCCATCGACGGCTGGGTGATTAAGCTCGAGCGGACAGAGAACAGGCGCACACGCGTTCGGCAGAAGCTGCTTGAACATATTGCTGCGGCGGCCATACTGTCTGTCCGCAAAGAGAGCCCTCCGccacagcagcggcggccaTCTTCACCTGTACAGCAACCCTCGCCTGTACAAATACGGGTGGTCCAGGACATTGCCACGCCGCCACGAAGCCCAACCCAGACGACTTTCAATAACCGCCCTGAGAGTGCGTCACCCCCACCTCTGCGTGTGGTGGCTCAAGTACCAAGCATGATTCTTGAGCTGCCCGCCGAGGATGTTGTACCTGAAAATAAGGTCGACCTATCCCGAAAGTCTACCATGAAGAGCTCGGACGGAGAAAGCATTCGCATCTACGCCGGCGATGAGCTCTTTGCTCTCCTAACCGACGTCGAGGATGAGATCATTAGGATGAACAATGCCATTCCTGAGCCCAGCCCCATCCCAGAGTCTGCCGCGCCAGAGCCAAATCCCGCACCCGCACCCGCACCCGCACCCGAGCCCGAAGCAAAGCAGTCCGAGTTTCTGCAAATAGGACATGAAGTACCGAGAAGCAGCAACTTTAGGCTTAGTGCCCAGCCTGACTCT
This genomic stretch from Trichoderma breve strain T069 chromosome 1, whole genome shotgun sequence harbors:
- a CDS encoding up-regulated during septation domain-containing protein, with amino-acid sequence MSRPFSPALQMLSSTPLAALSDSEKPNSRKMQQEGQGKYQLFPKGRQSPSFNSNASVDPETAFAMAMNKNNEWNEKPGASQALKIKVNQQTIGRRRKVTIPELGPMTTVQEITMDSPTIPGRPPLRERSSSAPQDGAAQDTVPPLILGRAIYAPPKQIEIKRRPIDAQPPRLPSPKRLAPLVIPEPEQLQLSFMQYAQKPSPPTHLEAETPLGTGINQYLTPISSSTSDSSGPLSSSSTEATSAHTLPTPVSASIMEKSSAVKQWEPRMPLSANRAEDSSYSHRRFASESQGDRGRTRKRKDQHKKSNSHPGNGEKKRSKSAEQRAFEELPSGYKPEKAVSQMSANDLGILRQQALGQAERFEVLRVEDVESLSKELRRLDERAEYLRRTYNSLRNGRRNFHSRICQYLRSPMRGSRLSAESMLRQEEALAELDASIDGWVIKLERTENRRTRVRQKLLEHIAAAAILSVRKESPPPQQRRPSSPVQQPSPVQIRVVQDIATPPRSPTQTTFNNRPESASPPPLRVVAQVPSMILELPAEDVVPENKVDLSRKSTMKSSDGESIRIYAGDELFALLTDVEDEIIRMNNAIPEPSPIPESAAPEPNPAPAPAPAPEPEAKQSEFLQIGHEVPRSSNFRLSAQPDSPTLAPSPMLPKSFFFKPPTATKAIHSPVPPSPPAPVPPLKDIPKEPEIFLTSAVFKPK